In Methylobacterium aquaticum, the following are encoded in one genomic region:
- the fae gene encoding formaldehyde-activating enzyme has product MATINKVMVGEALVGDGNEVAHIDLLIGPRGSAAETAFCNSLTNNKHGFTSLLAVVAPNLPCKPNTLLFNKVTINDARQAVQMFGPAQHAVAKAVQDCVAEGIIPADEADDLYILVGVFIHWEAADDAKIEKYNYEATKLSIERAIKGTPTAAEVTKQYKSAQHPFAANVA; this is encoded by the coding sequence ATGGCGACGATCAATAAGGTGATGGTGGGCGAGGCCCTCGTCGGTGACGGCAACGAGGTAGCGCATATCGACCTCCTCATCGGCCCGCGCGGCAGCGCCGCCGAGACGGCGTTCTGCAACAGCCTCACCAACAACAAGCACGGCTTCACCAGCCTGCTCGCGGTGGTGGCGCCGAACCTGCCGTGCAAGCCGAACACCCTGCTGTTCAACAAGGTGACCATCAACGACGCCCGTCAGGCCGTCCAGATGTTCGGCCCCGCCCAGCACGCCGTCGCCAAGGCGGTGCAGGATTGCGTGGCCGAGGGCATCATCCCGGCCGACGAGGCCGACGACCTGTACATCCTGGTCGGCGTGTTCATCCACTGGGAAGCCGCGGACGACGCCAAGATCGAGAAGTACAACTACGAGGCCACGAAGCTGTCGATCGAGCGCGCCATCAAGGGCACGCCGACCGCCGCCGAGGTCACGAAGCAGTACAAGAGCGCCCAGCACCCCTTCGCGGCGAACGTCGCCTAG
- a CDS encoding hydantoinase/oxoprolinase family protein: MRDPTVTHLQSSASLRRVIGWDLGGVHVKAALVEAGRVQAVVQAACPLWNGLPALDATFAALPDWTREPARHAVTMTGELTDCFADRTDGVAQLAAWADKTLHGEVAIYAGRAGLVAPDAASAHAADIASANWHATAALIGTLRPDALLVDLGSTTADLIPILGGQPQALGYSDAERLETGELVYTGVVRTPVLALSQTAPFRGRRTALMAECFATTADAYRLLGLLPEAEDQQDTADLKGKSIPETETRLARMIGRDRHEGSGDDWARLAGFFAEAQLRLLHDAAGLILSRGELPDTAPIVVCGAGRFVATRLAARLGRPAEDLADLIAPRLAPAATAFASTCGPAVAVAVLAAG; encoded by the coding sequence GTGCGAGACCCGACCGTGACCCATCTGCAATCCTCCGCCTCGCTCCGTCGCGTCATCGGCTGGGACCTCGGCGGGGTCCATGTCAAGGCGGCGCTGGTCGAGGCGGGCCGCGTGCAGGCGGTGGTGCAGGCGGCCTGCCCGCTCTGGAACGGCCTGCCGGCGCTGGACGCCACCTTCGCCGCCTTGCCGGACTGGACCCGGGAACCCGCCCGTCACGCGGTGACGATGACCGGCGAGCTGACCGACTGCTTCGCCGACCGCACCGACGGCGTGGCGCAGCTCGCCGCTTGGGCCGACAAGACCCTGCACGGCGAGGTGGCGATCTATGCCGGGCGGGCGGGCCTCGTCGCGCCCGACGCGGCCTCGGCCCATGCCGCCGACATCGCCAGCGCCAACTGGCACGCCACAGCCGCCCTGATCGGCACCTTGCGGCCCGACGCGCTCCTCGTCGATCTCGGCTCGACCACCGCCGACCTGATCCCGATCCTGGGCGGCCAGCCTCAGGCCCTCGGCTACAGCGATGCCGAGCGGCTGGAGACGGGCGAGCTCGTCTATACCGGGGTGGTCCGCACGCCGGTTCTGGCCCTGTCGCAGACCGCGCCGTTCCGCGGCCGGCGCACCGCCCTGATGGCCGAGTGCTTCGCCACCACGGCCGACGCCTACCGCCTGCTCGGGCTGCTGCCGGAGGCGGAGGACCAGCAGGATACCGCCGACCTCAAGGGCAAATCGATTCCCGAGACCGAGACCCGCCTCGCCCGGATGATCGGCCGCGACCGCCACGAGGGCTCGGGGGACGACTGGGCCCGGCTCGCCGGCTTCTTCGCCGAGGCGCAGCTGCGTCTGCTGCACGATGCCGCCGGGCTGATCCTGTCCCGCGGCGAGTTGCCCGATACGGCGCCGATCGTGGTCTGCGGCGCCGGCCGCTTCGTGGCGACGCGGCTCGCCGCGCGCCTCGGGCGCCCGGCCGAGGACCTGGCCGACCTGATCGCCCCGCGCCTCGCCCCCGCGGCCACGGCCTTCGCATCGACCTGCGGGCCGGCGGTGGCGGTGGCGGTGCTGGCGGCGGGGTGA
- the mch gene encoding methenyltetrahydromethanopterin cyclohydrolase, producing the protein MSASATPSRPSVNALAAPLVEALASDATKLRLAVTQAPDGARLIDAGAGVRGSIEAGRRIAEICLGGLGTVTVSPAGPLEAWPFTLTVHSADPVLACLGSQYAGWSLADEEGDSGFFALGSGPGRAAAAVEHLFEELAYRDTASRIALVLESGSPPPASVIAKVAAAAGIQPADVTFVYAPTQSLAGATQVVARVLEVALHKAHSVGFDLNAIVDGIGAAPLSPPHPDFIQAMGRTNDAIIYGGRVQLFVEADDADAKALAEALPSTTSRDHGAPFAEIFARFNGDFYAIDKHLFSPAEVVVTSLRSGASHRAGRLVPELVARSFA; encoded by the coding sequence ATGAGTGCATCCGCCACCCCGTCCCGCCCGAGCGTGAACGCGCTCGCCGCCCCCCTGGTCGAGGCCCTGGCCTCTGATGCCACGAAGCTCCGGCTCGCCGTGACCCAGGCGCCGGACGGCGCGCGGCTGATCGATGCCGGGGCGGGGGTGCGCGGCTCGATCGAGGCCGGGCGGCGCATCGCCGAGATCTGCCTGGGCGGCCTCGGCACCGTGACGGTAAGCCCGGCCGGTCCGCTGGAAGCCTGGCCCTTCACCCTGACGGTGCACAGCGCCGACCCGGTGCTCGCCTGCCTCGGCAGCCAGTATGCCGGCTGGAGCCTCGCCGACGAGGAGGGCGATTCGGGCTTCTTCGCCCTCGGCTCCGGCCCCGGCCGCGCGGCGGCGGCGGTCGAGCACCTGTTCGAGGAGCTGGCCTACCGCGACACGGCCTCGCGCATCGCCCTGGTGCTCGAATCGGGCAGCCCTCCGCCGGCTTCGGTCATCGCCAAGGTGGCGGCGGCGGCCGGGATCCAGCCCGCCGACGTGACCTTCGTCTACGCCCCGACCCAGAGCCTCGCCGGCGCGACCCAGGTGGTCGCCCGGGTGCTGGAGGTCGCCCTGCACAAGGCGCATTCGGTCGGGTTCGACCTGAACGCCATCGTCGACGGGATCGGCGCGGCCCCCTTGAGCCCGCCGCACCCGGACTTCATCCAAGCGATGGGCCGGACCAACGACGCGATCATCTATGGCGGGCGGGTGCAGCTCTTCGTCGAGGCCGACGATGCCGACGCCAAGGCGCTGGCCGAGGCCCTGCCGAGCACCACCTCGCGCGACCACGGCGCGCCCTTCGCGGAGATCTTCGCCCGCTTCAACGGCGATTTCTACGCCATCGACAAGCACCTGTTCAGCCCGGCCGAGGTGGTGGTGACCTCGCTGCGCTCCGGCGCCAGCCACCGCGCCGGCCGGCTGGTGCCGGAGCTGGTCGCGCGCTCCTTCGCCTGA
- a CDS encoding ATP-grasp domain-containing protein: MRIGLAADNGAWHKARLLAALTDLGAAPVLFSLADVTIETGHPEPLRVPGFGGDLPDGVLLRTIAGGTFEATTMRLGVLHALVAAGTAVWNGPAAIERSVDKAMTSLLLARHHIPTPETFVLSRREAAAEVVAREAGPGKPLVLKPLFGSQGEGLQLISRPDELPPEELVGRVYYLQRYVARQDGAWQDYRIFVCAGRAIAGMIRQGDGWITNVHRGGRPLPWRPPARAVDLAEAAAAAVGCGYTGIDLVEDGEGGFQVLEVNSMPAWSGLQQVTPVDIAREVAAGFLAAVRAGQAPRLVAEGA; this comes from the coding sequence ATGCGGATCGGGCTCGCGGCCGATAACGGCGCCTGGCACAAGGCCAGGCTGCTTGCCGCTCTGACGGATCTCGGCGCGGCGCCGGTCCTGTTCTCGCTCGCCGACGTGACGATCGAGACCGGGCACCCGGAACCCCTGCGCGTGCCGGGCTTCGGCGGCGACCTGCCGGATGGGGTCTTGCTGCGCACCATCGCGGGCGGCACCTTCGAGGCGACGACGATGCGCCTCGGCGTCCTGCACGCCCTCGTCGCCGCCGGCACCGCGGTGTGGAACGGGCCTGCCGCGATCGAGCGCTCGGTCGACAAGGCGATGACGAGCCTGCTGCTCGCCCGCCACCACATCCCGACGCCGGAGACCTTCGTGCTCTCGCGCCGCGAGGCCGCCGCCGAGGTGGTGGCGCGGGAGGCCGGCCCCGGAAAACCCCTGGTGCTGAAGCCCCTGTTCGGCTCGCAGGGCGAGGGGCTCCAGCTCATCTCCCGGCCCGACGAGCTGCCGCCCGAGGAACTGGTCGGCCGGGTCTACTACCTGCAACGCTACGTCGCCCGGCAGGACGGGGCCTGGCAGGATTACCGGATCTTCGTCTGCGCCGGCCGGGCCATCGCCGGGATGATCCGCCAGGGCGACGGCTGGATCACCAACGTCCATCGCGGCGGCCGGCCGCTGCCCTGGCGCCCGCCGGCCCGGGCCGTCGACCTGGCCGAAGCGGCCGCCGCGGCAGTGGGCTGCGGCTATACCGGGATCGACCTCGTCGAGGACGGGGAGGGCGGCTTCCAGGTGCTCGAGGTCAACAGCATGCCGGCCTGGTCGGGCCTGCAGCAGGTCACGCCGGTCGACATCGCCCGCGAGGTCGCGGCCGGCTTCCTGGCGGCGGTCCGGGCGGGGCAGGCGCCGCGCCTCGTCGCCGAGGGGGCCTGA
- a CDS encoding HisA/HisF-related TIM barrel protein, whose amino-acid sequence MSGSASASRTEVVPVLDLRGGVVVRARAGDRDHYAPIVTPLSRTPAPAEVARGLLSAWPARRLYVADLDAIMDGTPPDLGALRAITAACPGVELWVDAGFATEDGLAAFLAAGLGRPVLGSESQTDAALVRRIGARAVLSLDSRDGVRMGAAELHEDPSAWPPEVIVMTLSRVGSGAGPDLAGLSALKARSPHTAFYAAGGLRGPEDLPALEAAGAAGVLVASAIHDGRLRA is encoded by the coding sequence ATGAGCGGGTCCGCTTCCGCAAGCCGGACCGAGGTGGTGCCGGTCCTCGACCTGCGCGGCGGCGTGGTGGTGCGGGCGCGTGCCGGCGATCGCGACCACTACGCGCCGATCGTCACGCCGCTCTCGCGCACCCCCGCCCCGGCCGAGGTGGCGCGCGGCCTCCTCTCCGCCTGGCCGGCGCGCCGGCTCTACGTCGCCGATCTCGACGCGATCATGGACGGGACGCCGCCCGATCTCGGCGCCCTGCGGGCGATCACGGCCGCCTGCCCCGGGGTCGAGCTGTGGGTCGATGCGGGCTTTGCCACCGAGGATGGCCTGGCGGCCTTCCTGGCGGCGGGTCTGGGGCGGCCGGTGCTCGGCAGCGAGAGCCAGACCGACGCGGCCCTGGTGCGCCGGATCGGCGCGCGCGCGGTGCTCTCCCTCGACAGCCGCGACGGCGTGAGGATGGGGGCGGCTGAACTGCACGAGGATCCGTCGGCCTGGCCGCCGGAGGTGATCGTGATGACCCTGTCGCGGGTCGGCAGCGGCGCGGGGCCGGATCTCGCGGGTTTGAGCGCCCTCAAGGCGCGGTCGCCGCACACGGCGTTCTACGCCGCCGGGGGCCTGCGCGGGCCGGAGGACCTGCCGGCGCTCGAGGCGGCGGGCGCCGCCGGGGTGCTGGTTGCGAGCGCGATCCACGACGGGCGGCTGCGGGCCTGA
- a CDS encoding BLUF domain-containing protein, with protein MSEDIFRIIYKSKAAHAAEVMLGHGHIANLLATARQRNQAADISGVLVYTGLGFFQVLEGPRPGVQSVFESILADRRHHTLAVIEMDFAAERRFAGWSMGFLGTTRDLDDRLNGVGLGPVGGPESLDQLLRRTLLVLVDSPISMPWLGGREDGLGPALARRV; from the coding sequence ATGTCCGAGGACATCTTCCGCATCATCTACAAGAGCAAGGCCGCGCACGCGGCGGAGGTGATGCTGGGTCACGGCCACATCGCGAACTTGCTCGCCACGGCCCGGCAGCGCAACCAGGCCGCCGACATCTCGGGCGTGCTGGTCTATACCGGCCTCGGCTTCTTCCAGGTACTGGAGGGTCCGCGACCCGGCGTCCAGTCCGTCTTCGAATCGATCCTGGCCGACCGGCGCCATCACACCCTGGCGGTGATCGAGATGGATTTCGCGGCCGAGCGCCGCTTCGCCGGTTGGTCCATGGGCTTCCTCGGCACCACCCGGGACCTCGACGACCGGCTCAACGGCGTCGGGCTCGGCCCGGTCGGGGGGCCCGAGAGCCTGGACCAGCTCCTGCGCCGGACCCTCCTCGTCCTCGTCGACAGCCCGATCAGCATGCCGTGGCTCGGCGGGCGCGAGGATGGGCTCGGACCCGCCCTCGCGCGGCGCGTCTGA
- a CDS encoding aromatic ring-hydroxylating oxygenase subunit alpha, with amino-acid sequence MTGDPIRRALDDVWYCVGESRSLRPGGMRSVSLGEEAVVVGREESGALFALRDRCPHRGMALSAGRIVDGNLVCPFHGWQFRPDGACAAIPALARRDDANFASVRLARFAVAEKSGLIWVHASANPAGANPDAAPPIPEVDFAYCGQLVEILEVEASFDLVALSFVDPAHVAYVHDSWWWRPSKTMKEKVKHFAPSPFGFTMTSHTAKTASLAYRLLGSIPEVEIEFRLPGVRLERITAGEKRLANYTFASPLANGRTALINAMYWNIPGLNLLKPVARPLMRQFLGQDRDVLQIAQRGLDRKPAMVLMGESDVQSQWYFSLKREFLRSRETGAAFVNPLEPRELRWRS; translated from the coding sequence ATGACAGGGGATCCGATCCGCCGGGCGCTCGACGACGTCTGGTACTGCGTCGGCGAGAGCCGCAGCCTGCGGCCCGGGGGAATGCGGTCGGTCAGCCTCGGCGAGGAGGCCGTGGTGGTCGGGCGCGAGGAATCGGGGGCGCTGTTCGCCTTGCGCGACCGCTGCCCCCATCGCGGCATGGCGCTCTCGGCCGGCCGCATCGTCGACGGCAACCTCGTCTGCCCGTTCCATGGCTGGCAGTTCCGGCCCGACGGCGCCTGCGCGGCGATTCCGGCGCTCGCCCGCCGGGACGACGCCAACTTCGCCTCGGTCCGCCTCGCCCGCTTCGCGGTGGCCGAGAAATCCGGACTGATCTGGGTCCATGCCAGCGCGAATCCCGCGGGCGCGAACCCGGATGCGGCACCGCCGATCCCCGAGGTCGATTTCGCGTATTGCGGCCAGCTGGTCGAGATCCTGGAGGTCGAGGCCTCGTTCGACCTCGTGGCCCTGAGCTTCGTCGATCCGGCCCACGTCGCCTACGTGCACGATTCCTGGTGGTGGCGCCCCTCGAAGACCATGAAGGAGAAGGTGAAGCACTTCGCGCCCTCGCCCTTCGGCTTCACCATGACGAGCCACACCGCGAAGACCGCCTCCCTCGCCTACCGCCTGCTCGGCTCGATCCCGGAGGTCGAGATCGAGTTCCGGCTGCCGGGGGTGCGCCTGGAGCGGATCACCGCCGGCGAGAAGCGCCTGGCCAACTACACCTTCGCCTCGCCGCTGGCGAACGGGCGCACCGCGCTCATCAACGCGATGTACTGGAACATCCCGGGCCTCAACCTGCTGAAGCCCGTGGCCCGGCCGCTGATGCGCCAGTTCCTCGGCCAGGACCGGGACGTGCTCCAGATCGCCCAGCGCGGCCTCGACCGGAAGCCCGCCATGGTCCTGATGGGCGAGAGCGACGTGCAGTCGCAATGGTATTTCAGTCTCAAGCGCGAGTTCCTGCGCTCCCGCGAGACCGGTGCCGCCTTCGTCAATCCGCTCGAGCCGCGGGAGCTGCGCTGGCGCAGTTGA
- a CDS encoding DUF3597 domain-containing protein yields the protein MSLLGTIVSKILHPFGGGDAQAQTSDAPKTDTTTGGALGGGSDATSGGSVPKVDGKVDVEAVLNDLAAKAGQPLNWRTSIVDLMKLLHLDSSLSARKELAKELNYTGDTDDSATMNVWLHKQVIKKLEENGGKVPDDLKD from the coding sequence ATGAGCCTGCTCGGGACGATCGTCAGCAAGATCCTGCACCCCTTCGGCGGCGGCGACGCCCAGGCCCAGACCTCGGACGCGCCGAAGACCGATACCACCACCGGCGGCGCCCTGGGCGGCGGCTCGGACGCCACTTCGGGCGGCAGCGTGCCGAAGGTCGACGGCAAGGTCGATGTCGAGGCGGTGCTCAACGACCTCGCCGCGAAGGCCGGCCAGCCCCTCAACTGGCGCACCTCGATCGTCGACCTGATGAAGCTGCTCCACCTCGACAGCAGCCTGTCGGCCCGCAAGGAGCTCGCCAAGGAGCTGAACTACACCGGCGACACCGACGATTCGGCGACGATGAACGTGTGGCTGCACAAGCAGGTGATCAAGAAACTCGAGGAGAACGGCGGCAAGGTGCCGGACGACCTGAAGGATTGA
- a CDS encoding (5-formylfuran-3-yl)methyl phosphate synthase produces MPVPDISSSRVRLLVSVRDAAEAALARDAGADLIDAKDPDRGALGDLPPDTVRAIAAASGDRLTSAVAGEPQDGRAASACLAALAGTGVRYLKIAWAPRRDATGLVLPAGRPVIAVLFAEDGPSGADVPALAAAGFSGAMIDTRGKDGRRLTDHLPLPRLAGFAGACQTHGLLSGLAGSLALDDIPALAALGPGYLGFRGGLCGQGDRTGRLDPARIAEAVRRLAAVVPCPEAA; encoded by the coding sequence ATCCCCGTGCCCGACATCTCTTCTTCCCGCGTCCGCCTCCTCGTCAGCGTGCGCGATGCCGCCGAGGCGGCACTGGCCCGCGATGCCGGCGCCGACCTGATCGACGCCAAGGACCCCGACCGCGGCGCCCTGGGAGACCTTCCGCCCGACACCGTCCGGGCCATCGCGGCGGCCTCCGGCGACCGGCTGACGAGCGCGGTGGCGGGGGAGCCGCAGGACGGCCGCGCGGCCTCCGCCTGCCTGGCGGCCCTGGCCGGCACCGGCGTGCGCTACCTCAAGATCGCCTGGGCGCCGCGACGCGACGCGACGGGGCTGGTCCTGCCCGCCGGTCGTCCGGTGATCGCGGTCCTGTTCGCCGAGGACGGGCCTTCGGGCGCCGACGTGCCGGCGCTCGCCGCCGCCGGCTTCTCCGGCGCGATGATCGACACCAGGGGCAAGGACGGCCGGCGCCTCACCGATCACCTGCCCCTCCCGCGTCTCGCGGGCTTCGCGGGCGCGTGCCAGACGCACGGCCTGCTCTCCGGCCTCGCCGGATCGCTGGCCCTCGACGACATCCCGGCGCTCGCGGCGCTCGGGCCGGGCTATCTCGGATTCCGTGGCGGCCTGTGCGGGCAGGGGGACCGGACAGGCCGCCTCGATCCGGCACGGATCGCGGAGGCGGTGCGGCGCCTCGCGGCGGTCGTGCCGTGTCCCGAGGCGGCGTAG